Sequence from the Nitrosospira multiformis genome:
CTGGCTGGGATGTGACGATGATTGAGTCAAACCCTGAAAAGGTTGCCGCTGGATGCCGCAAGGAAATGACGCTTGATGGCCAGCCCATTCAAGGCGTGCACTTTGTCCACTTTGATGAGTGGGTGCCTCCCACGGACAAGGTGGTACTGCTATGTACAAAAACATTCGACAACGCTGCCATCCTGCAGCGCCTTGCGAATACTCAAACACTGGTTTTCCCCATTCAAAACGGCTACGACAGAACACTTGAACAATGTAGTCACCCTGCGGAAGCCATTGCTTCATTCGTTTCCCAATGCCCTAACAATCGCCTCAGTGCTCGCATCACGCGCGCCGGGGCACTACATATTGGACCACGGCGCAAAGTAAGCAGCGGCGAACGTGAATGCATCAACGCGCTCGTCTCGGCGTTTGCCAAAAGCAAGCTATTTCCAGTCGAGTGCGTCGCGGATATTGGGCCATTTAAATCGACAAAACTGATGTACAACGCCGCTATTTCGCCGCTGGCGGCAAGCGCCGGCGTTGACAATGCGGAATTGCTCATCGATCCCCTCACGCAAAAACTGTTCTTCGCCTTGTTGCGGGAGAATTATTCTATCCTGCGTCACGCCGGCCTCAGGCTGGAAAAGATCGGCCCATTCCATCCCGACACGGTCATGCGCATATTGCAAACTCCCCTCCTGCCCAGACTCATGGGACTGTTCTTCCGCCCTTCGTTGCGTGGAACATATTGCTCCATGAGTCCGGATATGGGAAGCGGTTACACGGAAATTGATGCTTACAACGGACACCTTATTCGGCTTGCAGGCTACTTTCCTTGTCCAATCAATAACGCCGTTATCAATCTGGTTGATCGAATCTCTCGCGAACGGCTCGTTCAGACACGAACGCATCTTCACCACCTCGTGATGTCACTTCCGAATGGAGTATTGAATTGAATTGAATTTGGTGACAGGGGGGGCGGGGTTTATCGGGTCACATCTCGTCCACCAATTACTCAACAACAATGAACTCGTGCGGGTGCTTGAGCATCCCTCTACGATGGTAGGGCACTTGCCCCTTGAGCGCATTGAACTTGTTCGAGCAGATATTCGTGACTCAGGTGCGATGCGCAATATCATGCGTGGCTGTGACCGTGTCTATCACTTGGCTGCTGATCCCAACCTTTGGCGTCGCAATCGCTATGAATTTGACCAAATCAATCATGTCGGTACGCTCAATGTCATGCATGCCGCCCTCGACAGCGGAGTAAGTCGAGCGTTATATGTAAGTACCGAAAGCATTCTCACCTCTGATCAATCCTGTGGCGAAGCCGTTGAGTCTGTGCGCTTTCGCGAAGAAGACATGATCGGACCCTACTGCTTGAGCAAATTCCGTGCTGAACAAGCGATGTTCAAGCTTGCCGATGCCGGTGCCCCGATAATCGTATGCAGTCCCACATTACCCATCGGACCTGGAGATCGAAATCAAACGCCTCCAACTCGCCTGGCAGTTGCATTTTGTCAAGGGAAGATTCCAGCATACCTTGATTGCGAATTGAATTTGATTGATGTTCGCGACGCTGCTGACGGATTGATGCGTGCGATGCAACGGGGTCGACCTGGTATTCGGTATTTACTCGGCGGACACAACTATCGATTGATCGAGTGGCTTCAAGTTCTTGGAGATATCGTGAATCGCTCGGCACCACAATGGACTATTCCCTATTCGGTGGCACTGACCGTTGGATGGTTTAGTGAATTGTGGGCCGACCACATCTCGCATCGGATGCCTATGACGACTGTCACGGGCGTGCGGCTTACAAAACGTTCCATGCACTTCGATGCTTCAGAAACCTTTGCCGAACTGGGTTTGAAGCCACGGCCCGTGGAAGAATCGACACGGGATGCGGTAAACTGGTATCGTCAGCAGCGTTGGATATAACCCGGCGAAATCCCGCGGCACTTTGATATCTGTTGCATGCGGCGGCGTTGAAACCGATGGAGGCGCTGCGGTATAAATAAGAGTTTATATCAGAAAGTCCAACATGCCTGATGGGAAGCCCACTCCGTAGTTATTATTCCGGAATCGACGTGCCTGCTGGGGCATGAAGTCAGGATCGATGAACTCTATCCTATCAAACAACGACGGTTGAGTTCTTGCTCGTACGCCGGATAGTTTTAAACGCCGCCGAAGCGTATCAACCACAATATGAAGGTATTCAGCAGCGTCTTCCACGTTCCAATCAAACCTCATAAGCAGCAGAACGTAGGCTGATGCTTCCGAATAACTGGATCGGATCAATTCTAAAAAATCGGCAGAATCTTCTTTTTGCTGCAACCACACCAGGGGATCAGATTCAGGGGGTGCAGCAAGTAGCAACGCAAGTAGATTTGTTGCGGTATCGCTATCCTCGCTATCCCAACCCTCATCAAGCTTAATGGCATAGCGGGTCTGTTTATCTGCAAATTTTACAAGCCTGTTATACAGCGCACCCAGAATTGTTTCCTGATCGTCGGAATTAGTAAAATCAATTGAATATCCGCGCTGAGCTTCGATATCGAAGGCAATCACCCAGACCTCAGATTGGATATCATCAATTGTCATATAACCGAACGTGTTATTAACAATTCTTCGCAAGGCTTTTTCTCTACGGCTCAAAAAGTCGTTATAGGAATCAAGAATTGACACTTTAGAAAGCAGTGCTCTTGCACCGTCCAATAATCACCCAACAAAGTAAGCGCCAGTTGTGTATCGTGTAGCTTGACACGATACATTCGCTTGAATAATATCGGCTATGAAGATCAGAAATGTAATCCATAAGGGATTACGTCGATTTATCGAGGGTGACGACGCTTCGGGCCTTCAACCAGCGGTCGTGCTCAAGGTACGCAAAATCGTTTCCTTCCTCCAGGACATGGAGAGGGAGGATGAGTTGCGAACGGTGCCCAGCTGGAAAGCCCATCCACTTACCGGAGACCGCAAAGGCACCTGGAGCCTCTTCGTGACCAAAAATTGGCGCATGACATTTCGCATCGAACAAACCGGGATAGAGATCATCGATCTCGATTATGAAGACTACCACTAAGGAGGTGGATTATGAACGCAATGCAGGGAATCCGCATGAGGAGTCCGGCCCATCCCGGCGGGTTCGTAAGAACAGAGATTATCGAGCCGCTTGGGCTTTCGGTAACTGGCGCGGCACAGGCCCTCGGGGTGACGCGCTCCGCGCTGTCCACTTTTCTCAACGAGCGTGCTTCGCTGTCGCCGGAAATGGCGCTTCGCATCGAAAAGGCCTTTGGTGTTTCGATGGATACGCTCATGCGGATGCAGAACAGCTTTGAAATAGCCCAAGCCCGCAAGCGGGAGGGGGAGATTAAGGTGTCGCCCTTTCAAGGGAAGCCGGTGAACCCTCCGCATTCACAAATCTAAACCATCACGGATAACATAACTGCGTTTGCTACCGTAACTGCTGGTGCAATCGTGGTCTGTCTCCAGTACTTTCAAGTTTAGCCCTGAAAAAATGCGGTGGAAGAAAATTTTCCATGACTCTTACCCGCGGCGGTATGATTTAGACTTGACCCCATAGCAATTTTATATTTGGCAACGCCCCGAATCTCTGTATAGATATCGTCAGAGGAAAGTGAGTAGCGCCTGGAAAATCAGGATAATTACACAAGATGTGCGGGTCGGAATCAGATAAATTACTTTAAGAGAGATGGAAAACCGTGGTTTGTTCCATTTCTCCTCACAACTGTCGTCCGAAACAAAATGGGATTCCCCTGTCGTGTACAATGGATGTAAGTTTGGGTGATGGTGTAAGGGAAAACACGCCGCTTAAGCGGAGTACTTGTGGGGTTCGAATCCCCACCACCAAAGGCCATCACCCAAGTGGCCTTTGGTGGTGGATGTACAGATGCCGAGAAATCCAACCAAACTCTATAGCCAGCACGTTGCCAACCTTCGAGAGCTGGAAGCGGCATTGAGCAATGTTGCGCGCCTAGCGCGAGCCGCAATTGCCTCCAACGATCCGCAGCGTAGCCTACGAACGCTCTTGCGCCTGTATGCCTTTCTTATCGGCGCCTGGGCCGAGTGTCGGCTTCGAAAACTCCTACATGAGGAATACGGTTTCGCCGAAATCGAGCGTTCTCCCATACTCGACAAGCAAACTCAACTTGAGCAGTGGGAGGCCATGGTTGACGCGGCATTCCGCAAGCATCATGGTCTGCCAAAAGCTGCACTTAATGAGCGTACTTTGGGCATTGCGCACGCAGCGCGACGTACTGCTTTACTGAGCGCATTGCATAATGAACTACGAATTGTGATCGAGATCAGAAACAAGCTCGCGCACGGACAATGGATCTATCCATTCAACTCGAATGGCACAGAGGTTGAACCCGACAAGCACAAACTCATAAACAAAGAGAATTTACTCTCGCTGGAATTCAAGCTTGCGCTACTTGGTCACCTAGCCGACGCCGTTCATGACCTGGTTGTGAGTCCTCGCACATTTGAGCGCGACTTCGAAAGTCATTTCAAGAAGCTATCCCAAGTTCGAACAAATCTTGCGCGAAGAAACTATGACAAGTACGCTCAATCACTTATTAACTCACGTCGATCCGCGCGCACGACGAGAGAAATCTAACCTCTCATTCTAATAAACTCTTCTCGGCAGCAGCTAAAAACGTTTTCTACCGCCTCGTACATCAGCTCTGAGGAAGATTGATCACCAGCGCAGTGTCGTTTGCGGACATGGCTTGACATCATAGGTCAGATCAGGTCTGGGGTATCACACCTATAATTACTCCACCGTCACCGATTTCGCCAGATTTCTAGGCTTATCCACATCGGTGCCTTTTTGCAGCGCAACATGATAAGCAAGCAATTGCAGGGGGATGGTATGAAGGATGGGGCTGAGCGACCCGGCATGTTCCGCCAGGCGAATGATATGCACGCCTTCGCTTTCCTGAATGTGGGAATCGGCATCGGCAAAAACGTAGAGTTCACCGCCGCGCGCGCGGACCTCCTGCAAATTGGATTTGAGTTTTTCCAGTAGCGCGTCGTTGGGCGCAATGGCGACCACCGGCATATCCTTGTCCACCAGTGCGAGCGGACCATGCTTCAATTCCCCAGCGGCGTAGGCTTCGGCGTGGATGTAGGAAATTTCCTTGAGCTTGAGCGCGCCTTCCATGGCGATGGGATAGTGTACGCCGCGTCCGAGAAACAAGGCATGACGTTTTTGGGCAAATCCTTCTGCCCAGATCTTGACCTGCGGTTCCACTTGCAGCGCATGTTGCAGCGCGACGGGCAGGTGCCGCAGCGCGGCAATGATCTCGCGTTCGCCCTCATCGGATAACTTGCCGCGCAGTTTTGCCAACGTCATGGCAAGCAGCATCAGCGCCGCCAACTGGGTGGTGAATGCCTTGGTGGAGGCGACGCCAATCTCCGGGCCGGCGCGGGTTAGAAAGCGCAGATCGGTCTGCCGCACCAGGGCACTTTCCGCCACATTGCAGATGGCAAGGCTGTGGCGATGCCCGAGGGATCGGGCGTAGCTGAGCGCGGCCAGCGTATCCGCTGTCTCCCCCGATTGGGAAATCCCCACCACCAGCGCGTTGGGGCTGGCAACCGGGTCACGGTAGCGGTATTCGCTGGCAATCTCGACAGTGCAGGTCAACCCCGCCAGCGTTTCCAGCCAGTAGCGCGCAACCAGGCCCGCGTGGTAGCTGGTACCGCAGGCGAGTATCAGAATGCTGTCGGTGGTTTTGAAGATATCCTCCGCTTCGCTGCCAAACAGGCGGGGAGAGATAGAGTGTGCATTGAGCACCATTTCCAGCGTATTCGCCACGACACCCGGCTGTTCGAATATTTCCTTCTGCATGAAATGGGCATAAGGTCCCATATCCACCGCTTCGTTGGTGAGCTCACTTTCATGGATGGGGCGAATCACTTCCTTGCGCGTACCATTGTGGAGGCTGACAATCCGGTAGCCGTCGCGGCGCAGCTCGGCCACATCGCCTTCTTCCAGGTAGATCATCTGCTTCGTCACCTGCAATAAGGCAGAGGCGTCGGAGGCCGCATAGTTGCCGGATTCGCTTAATCCCAATAACAGTGGTGCGCCGTTGCGGGAAACAACGATACGCTCTGGATGCGCTTCTTCCATCACAGCGATGGCATAGGCGCCTTGTAATTCGTCTACGGAACGGCACACCGCCTCGAAAAGATCGGAGGTTTCCCTCAGATTAAACGTAATGAGGTGAGCGATAACTTCGGTGTCGGTGTCAGAAGTGAATTGAAATCCCAAGCTCTGTAACCGTTGCCGCAGGAGTTCATGATTTTCGATGATGCCGTTGTGCACGACCGCCACTTTCGAGATTTCACCGGAAAAATGAGGGTGGGCGTTGCGCTCGGAAGGTGCGCCGTGAGTCGCCCAACGGGTGTGGGCGATGCCGATCTCGCCGTGAAAATCCTGCTCGTCCGCCAGCTTGCTGAGTTCGGCGACCCGCCCGGTGGTGCGCAATCGGTGCAATCCGCCATTCATCAGCGCGAGCCCGGCGGAATCGTAACCCCGGTATTCAAGACGCCGCAAACCTTCCAGCAGGGCCGGAACAATGTTATTTCTGGCTACCGCACCGACTATTCCGCACATTGATCGATTTCCTCTCTGTTTCGTTCCGGGGAGTTACAAGATTGAGAAAGTTTTGCTGTTCCACATTTCATTTGTCGCCCTTCGGTTTTTTTGCGGGCCGCTTCCATCCATCGACACTCATCTGTTTGGCGCGTGACAACGTCAGTGTCTCCGGCGGTGTATCTTTGGTGATGGTCGAACCTGCGCCAATGGTCGAGCCTTGCGCCACTCTCACCGGCGCGACCAGTTGCGTATCGGAGCCGACAAAAACGTCGTCCTCGATGATGGTCTGGTATTTGTTGGCGCCATCGTAGTTGCAGGTAATCGTCCCGGCACCGATGTTGACATTCTTGCCCACTATGGAGTCGCCGATGTAACTCAGATGATTCGCCTTGCTGCCGGCGGCAATGGTGCTATTTTTGACCTCGACGAAATTACCGATATGCACTTCGTTGGCAAGCCTTGTTCCAGGACGGATGCGGGCGTAAGGGCCAATGCGGCAATCCTTGCCGATTTCAGCGGACTCGATCAGGCTGAAGGGGGCAATCGCCGAGCCCGCCGCAACTTTGACATTTTTCAGAATACTGTGAGCGCCGACTTTCACGCCGTCGGCCAGCTGTACATGGCCCTCAAAAATGCAATTGATGTCGATCTCCACATCCCTGCCGCAGTCGAGTCGGCCGCGAATATCGATACGAGACATATCGGCCAGGGTCACTCCTTGATCCAGCAGTTTTTTTGCGTACTCATTCTGGTAAATACGCTCAAGCGCGGTCAGGTGCGTCTTGCTATTAACGCCGCTCGTTTCCCAATCGTACGCAGGCTGGGCTGCTTGCACCTTGACGCCATCCTTGACCGCCATCGCCACAATATCGGTCAGGTAATACTCCTTTTGCGTATTCTTATTTTCCAGCTTATGCAACCAGCCGTGGAGATATAGATTTGGAATCACCATGATGCCGGTATTGATCTCGCGGATTTGCCGCTGGGCTTTGCTGGCGTCCTTCTCTTCGACGATGGCAACGATTCCACCCGTTTCATCATCCCGAACAATTCTCCCATAGCCGGCGGGGTCAACCAGCTCTACCGTCAGCAGGGCGAAACTTTTCGACTCCGCCGTTGCGATCAACCTCCTCAGGGTTTCGATGCTGGTCAGCGGCACATCGCCGTACAACACGAGTGTCATGCCGGTGTTGTCCAGGTGCGGCAGCGCTTGCATCAGCGCATGGCCGGTGCCCAGTTGCGGCGTCTGTTGCACCCAGGTAAGGCCCTCGTCGCCAATCGCTTGAGGCACGGCCTCGCCGCCATGTCCGTAGACCACACAAATGCTCTGTGGCGACAATGAGCGGGCCGTATCGAGCACATGTCCGAGCAAGGGTTTTCCGGCCAGCGGATGTAAAACCTTGGGCAGTGCCGAATGCATGCGCTTGCCGAGTCCGGCAGCGAGAATGACGATATTTAAATTAGACATTAAGAATAGTAAAGAATCCCGGCTGCAAGCAGCAGGCATGACTATTTTGTGTATTGGTCGCAGACGGTAAACAGTTCAGGGAAATACTATTGATCCAGCGAGCAAACAGTATAAGCGTCATGTCAGCGGAAGCCGGTATCCAACGAGATGCAAAGTACACCATTACCGGTTTTGGCTGGATTCCAGATCAGGCCGGAATGACGAAATCATGGTATTTTCTCGGCGGACAAATAACTATAAACGTTTCGGTCCTGAAAAGGATGACGCTAATTTATCACATTGCGCGCTCAAAATCCAAGTGCGGCATCTTTTTGCATAAATTGGCGTGACCTGACCGCAACCGCTTTGATGGGATTTTAATATACGTCGGTTCTATTTCACTATCGTGTCAATAACCCCAACTTTTCCAAACGTTGGGGCTTATTCCCAGGAATAAAAAAGGCGGCTATCGCCGCCTTTGCCGGAACTCGCACATGCTGTGCTGGATCAGTGCTTACGTTTTCTCAGCTTCTGGATCGCCGCCAATTGCGCTACCGCTTCGCCTAGTTCAGCCTGCGCCTGTGCATAATCCATTGCGGAGATACGGTTCTGCATGGCCTCTTCCGCCCGTTTCTTGGCTTCGATTGCTTTTGTCTCGTCGAGATTTGCCCCACGTATAGCAGTGTCGGCCAGGATGGTCACCACGTCCGGCTGGATTTCCAGCAAGCCGCCCGAGACATAGACAAGCTCTTCTTCCTTCAACGGCGCTTTGATGCGTACCGCCCCGGGCTTGATCCGGGTCAGCATCGGGGTGTGTTGCGGATAAATACCCACTTCTCCCGCCTCCGCCGGAGCCACCAGGAACTCTGCGGGACCGGAATAAATGGATTCCTCGGCACTGACAATATCAACGTGAAAAATGCCCATTTTACCTTCTGTTCATCATTTGATCGGCTGGCTTAGTTACACTATATGCTCATGAAGCATTCGCAGTAGAAAATAACCCGATGGGTTACGCTTCTCTCCACCCATCCTACTGACAATCTCTATAAGGGCATATATATTCATGAAGCCAGCTTCATGAATAACCCTTTTCCTTTCTATTGCAGGGTCTTGGCTTTCTCGACCGCTTCGTCTATGCCGCCGACCATATAGAATGCCTGTTCCGGCAAGTGATCATAATCTCCGGCAACGATACCTTTGAAACCTTTAATAGTTTCCTTCAGCGATACATATTTACCCGGAGAGCCGG
This genomic interval carries:
- the glmU gene encoding bifunctional UDP-N-acetylglucosamine diphosphorylase/glucosamine-1-phosphate N-acetyltransferase GlmU, with the translated sequence MSNLNIVILAAGLGKRMHSALPKVLHPLAGKPLLGHVLDTARSLSPQSICVVYGHGGEAVPQAIGDEGLTWVQQTPQLGTGHALMQALPHLDNTGMTLVLYGDVPLTSIETLRRLIATAESKSFALLTVELVDPAGYGRIVRDDETGGIVAIVEEKDASKAQRQIREINTGIMVIPNLYLHGWLHKLENKNTQKEYYLTDIVAMAVKDGVKVQAAQPAYDWETSGVNSKTHLTALERIYQNEYAKKLLDQGVTLADMSRIDIRGRLDCGRDVEIDINCIFEGHVQLADGVKVGAHSILKNVKVAAGSAIAPFSLIESAEIGKDCRIGPYARIRPGTRLANEVHIGNFVEVKNSTIAAGSKANHLSYIGDSIVGKNVNIGAGTITCNYDGANKYQTIIEDDVFVGSDTQLVAPVRVAQGSTIGAGSTITKDTPPETLTLSRAKQMSVDGWKRPAKKPKGDK
- a CDS encoding ketopantoate reductase family protein, producing the protein MKSSAHIIGAGGIGIAAAACLVRAGWDVTMIESNPEKVAAGCRKEMTLDGQPIQGVHFVHFDEWVPPTDKVVLLCTKTFDNAAILQRLANTQTLVFPIQNGYDRTLEQCSHPAEAIASFVSQCPNNRLSARITRAGALHIGPRRKVSSGERECINALVSAFAKSKLFPVECVADIGPFKSTKLMYNAAISPLAASAGVDNAELLIDPLTQKLFFALLRENYSILRHAGLRLEKIGPFHPDTVMRILQTPLLPRLMGLFFRPSLRGTYCSMSPDMGSGYTEIDAYNGHLIRLAGYFPCPINNAVINLVDRISRERLVQTRTHLHHLVMSLPNGVLN
- the glmS gene encoding glutamine--fructose-6-phosphate transaminase (isomerizing): MCGIVGAVARNNIVPALLEGLRRLEYRGYDSAGLALMNGGLHRLRTTGRVAELSKLADEQDFHGEIGIAHTRWATHGAPSERNAHPHFSGEISKVAVVHNGIIENHELLRQRLQSLGFQFTSDTDTEVIAHLITFNLRETSDLFEAVCRSVDELQGAYAIAVMEEAHPERIVVSRNGAPLLLGLSESGNYAASDASALLQVTKQMIYLEEGDVAELRRDGYRIVSLHNGTRKEVIRPIHESELTNEAVDMGPYAHFMQKEIFEQPGVVANTLEMVLNAHSISPRLFGSEAEDIFKTTDSILILACGTSYHAGLVARYWLETLAGLTCTVEIASEYRYRDPVASPNALVVGISQSGETADTLAALSYARSLGHRHSLAICNVAESALVRQTDLRFLTRAGPEIGVASTKAFTTQLAALMLLAMTLAKLRGKLSDEGEREIIAALRHLPVALQHALQVEPQVKIWAEGFAQKRHALFLGRGVHYPIAMEGALKLKEISYIHAEAYAAGELKHGPLALVDKDMPVVAIAPNDALLEKLKSNLQEVRARGGELYVFADADSHIQESEGVHIIRLAEHAGSLSPILHTIPLQLLAYHVALQKGTDVDKPRNLAKSVTVE
- a CDS encoding F0F1 ATP synthase subunit epsilon, which translates into the protein MGIFHVDIVSAEESIYSGPAEFLVAPAEAGEVGIYPQHTPMLTRIKPGAVRIKAPLKEEELVYVSGGLLEIQPDVVTILADTAIRGANLDETKAIEAKKRAEEAMQNRISAMDYAQAQAELGEAVAQLAAIQKLRKRKH
- a CDS encoding NAD-dependent epimerase/dehydratase family protein, which gives rise to MTGGAGFIGSHLVHQLLNNNELVRVLEHPSTMVGHLPLERIELVRADIRDSGAMRNIMRGCDRVYHLAADPNLWRRNRYEFDQINHVGTLNVMHAALDSGVSRALYVSTESILTSDQSCGEAVESVRFREEDMIGPYCLSKFRAEQAMFKLADAGAPIIVCSPTLPIGPGDRNQTPPTRLAVAFCQGKIPAYLDCELNLIDVRDAADGLMRAMQRGRPGIRYLLGGHNYRLIEWLQVLGDIVNRSAPQWTIPYSVALTVGWFSELWADHISHRMPMTTVTGVRLTKRSMHFDASETFAELGLKPRPVEESTRDAVNWYRQQRWI
- a CDS encoding type II toxin-antitoxin system RelE/ParE family toxin, with translation MKIRNVIHKGLRRFIEGDDASGLQPAVVLKVRKIVSFLQDMEREDELRTVPSWKAHPLTGDRKGTWSLFVTKNWRMTFRIEQTGIEIIDLDYEDYH
- a CDS encoding HigA family addiction module antitoxin gives rise to the protein MNAMQGIRMRSPAHPGGFVRTEIIEPLGLSVTGAAQALGVTRSALSTFLNERASLSPEMALRIEKAFGVSMDTLMRMQNSFEIAQARKREGEIKVSPFQGKPVNPPHSQI